In Moorena sp. SIOASIH, the following proteins share a genomic window:
- a CDS encoding NYN domain-containing protein, translating to MLSHYNHDPIFTPEQVLENRGRVAIFIDGSNLFYAALQLGIEIDYTKLLCRLTAGSRLLRSFFYTGVDRTNEKQQGFLLWMRRNGYRVIAKDLVQLPDGSKKANLDVEIAVDMMALVGSYDTAVLVSGDGDLAYAVDSVSYRGVRVEVVSLRSMTSDSLINVADRYIDLDTIQESIQKTPKQNYTYRPLSGFNVMDEQHK from the coding sequence ATGCTGAGCCATTATAATCATGACCCAATTTTTACACCTGAACAAGTCCTAGAAAACCGTGGTCGTGTTGCCATCTTTATCGATGGTTCAAACTTATTTTATGCTGCCCTGCAACTAGGGATTGAAATTGACTACACTAAGCTATTGTGTCGTTTGACAGCAGGGTCTAGGCTACTACGCTCTTTCTTTTACACTGGTGTTGATCGTACTAATGAGAAGCAGCAGGGCTTTCTTCTCTGGATGCGTCGTAATGGCTACCGAGTAATTGCCAAAGATTTAGTGCAGCTACCAGATGGCTCAAAAAAAGCTAATCTGGATGTAGAAATTGCTGTTGACATGATGGCACTAGTGGGTTCCTACGACACAGCAGTTCTAGTCAGTGGAGATGGCGATCTTGCCTATGCAGTGGATTCTGTAAGTTATCGGGGAGTTCGGGTTGAGGTAGTCAGCCTACGCTCGATGACCAGTGATAGTCTCATTAATGTAGCTGACCGCTATATTGACCTTGATACCATCCAAGAAAGTATCCAAAAAACACCCAAACAAAACTATACTTACCGTCCGTTGTCTGGGTTCAATGTGATGGATGAACAGCACAAATAG
- the metG gene encoding methionine--tRNA ligase, protein MEGVFNTHMIHTNTTKNTFAITTPLYYVNDLPHIGSAYTTMASDAVARFQRLRGKDILLITGTDEHGQKIQRTAETQGVDPQVHCDKIAAGFDVLWQKLNIQYDRFSRTTANRHQAIVKEFFMRVWDKSDIYLSQQQGWYCVSCEEFKEQRELLPGNRCSIHPNQEAEWRDEQNYFFRLSKYQKQLEELYQQRPDFIQPESRRNEVLSFVSQGLQDFSISRLNVDWGFPVPVDPSHTIYVWFDALLGYVTALLDPDSEPTLDNALQKWWPINIHLIGKDILRFHAVYWPAMLMSASLPVTGQVFGHGFLTKDGQKMGKSLGNTLDPVELVDKYGADAIRYYFLKEIEFGRDGDFSETRFIDIVNADLANDLGNLLNRTLGMAKKYCQGIVPGLTGSDISQVNPLLEIGLDLGSQVARAYESLAFSQACQKIFTLIRASNKFLDQQAPWSLYKQGKQQEVEQVLYTVLESVRLAAYLLSPIIPSISTEIYQQLGFAIDFSQKEQIFLAAPYVSHASWGVLPQNQKLGKPKPVFARLELT, encoded by the coding sequence CTGGAGGGCGTTTTTAACACTCATATGATTCATACGAATACTACTAAAAATACATTTGCCATTACAACACCCCTTTACTATGTGAACGACTTACCCCATATCGGCAGTGCCTATACCACCATGGCATCTGATGCAGTAGCTCGTTTTCAACGGTTACGGGGCAAAGACATACTGTTAATTACTGGCACAGATGAACACGGACAAAAAATTCAGCGGACTGCTGAAACTCAAGGGGTAGATCCTCAAGTACATTGCGACAAGATAGCTGCTGGATTTGATGTCCTCTGGCAAAAGCTCAATATCCAGTATGACCGTTTCAGCCGCACTACCGCTAACCGCCACCAAGCCATTGTCAAAGAATTTTTCATGCGGGTTTGGGATAAAAGTGACATTTATCTGAGTCAACAACAAGGGTGGTACTGTGTCTCCTGTGAGGAATTTAAAGAGCAACGGGAACTTCTACCTGGAAACCGCTGCTCGATTCATCCCAATCAAGAAGCGGAGTGGCGAGATGAACAAAACTACTTTTTCCGGCTCTCTAAATACCAAAAACAGCTAGAAGAACTTTACCAACAGCGACCGGATTTTATCCAACCGGAAAGTCGCCGTAATGAAGTGTTGAGTTTTGTCAGTCAGGGACTACAGGATTTTTCGATTTCACGATTGAATGTCGATTGGGGCTTCCCAGTACCGGTTGATCCCAGCCACACCATCTATGTTTGGTTTGATGCCTTACTAGGCTACGTGACTGCCCTATTGGATCCCGATAGTGAACCAACTCTTGATAATGCCTTACAAAAATGGTGGCCGATCAATATACATCTTATCGGTAAGGACATACTGCGCTTTCATGCTGTATACTGGCCTGCCATGTTAATGTCAGCCTCTCTACCTGTTACAGGTCAAGTATTTGGTCATGGCTTTCTGACCAAAGATGGTCAAAAAATGGGAAAAAGTCTAGGCAATACCCTAGACCCAGTGGAGTTGGTAGATAAATACGGTGCTGATGCAATTCGCTATTATTTTCTAAAAGAGATTGAATTTGGGCGAGATGGGGATTTTAGTGAAACCCGTTTTATAGATATCGTCAATGCGGATTTAGCCAATGACCTAGGTAATTTGCTCAATCGCACCTTGGGCATGGCTAAAAAGTATTGTCAAGGTATTGTTCCAGGTTTAACTGGCTCAGATATTTCACAGGTCAATCCTCTGCTCGAAATTGGCTTAGATCTCGGTTCACAAGTCGCTAGGGCTTATGAATCCCTAGCGTTTAGCCAAGCTTGCCAAAAAATATTTACTCTGATTCGAGCCAGTAACAAATTTCTAGATCAGCAAGCTCCCTGGAGCTTGTATAAACAAGGAAAACAGCAAGAGGTTGAACAAGTGTTATATACAGTTTTAGAGTCAGTGCGCTTAGCTGCCTATCTCTTATCACCGATTATTCCCAGTATTAGTACGGAGATTTACCAACAACTAGGTTTTGCCATCGACTTTAGCCAAAAAGAACAGATCTTTTTGGCTGCGCCCTATGTATCCCATGCATCTTGGGGGGTTTTACCTCAAAACCAGAAGCTAGGAAAACCCAAACCGGTATTTGCACGACTGGAACTCACCTAA
- a CDS encoding 1-acyl-sn-glycerol-3-phosphate acyltransferase, whose product MMRCLLQWEDKCSNIDEDRISHKSAVVVVSNHRGFLDVPLLMVALGQPIPIACDHYIGQVPVMRVGCPADGLFPSRKTRT is encoded by the coding sequence ATGATGCGCTGCTTGCTGCAATGGGAAGACAAATGTTCCAATATCGATGAGGATCGCATTTCTCATAAATCTGCCGTTGTAGTAGTGAGCAACCATCGTGGCTTTCTAGATGTCCCGTTGTTGATGGTAGCCTTAGGGCAACCAATCCCCATTGCTTGTGATCATTACATCGGACAAGTACCAGTGATGCGGGTGGGTTGTCCAGCAGATGGGTTGTTTCCCTCTAGAAAAACTAGAACATAG
- the crtR gene encoding beta-carotene hydroxylase, which produces MSEAIKPLTVPKEFLGAPDKFNLTLLMFVAAIILVVCSTSGYWLWDLPNACCFSINVLALHMVGTVIHDASHHVAHKNRYVNALMGHGSALMLGFTFPVFTRVHMQHHANVNDPDNDPDHFVSTGGPLWLIAVRFFYHEIFFFKRRLWRKYELWEWFFSRLFIAIIIYLGCQYGFLDYIMNYWFVPALVVGIALGLFFDYLPHRPFKERDRWKNARVYPSPIINLLIMGQNYHLIHHLWPTIPWYKYQPAYRAVKPLLDDKGCDQSLGLLAGNSFWNFIYDIFLGIRFHRKSSNRQTESS; this is translated from the coding sequence ATGTCGGAGGCCATCAAGCCGCTGACAGTGCCCAAGGAGTTCCTGGGTGCCCCGGATAAGTTTAACTTAACGTTACTCATGTTTGTGGCGGCGATCATCTTGGTGGTCTGTTCCACCAGTGGTTACTGGCTTTGGGATTTGCCTAACGCTTGCTGCTTTAGCATTAATGTCCTTGCCTTACACATGGTAGGAACAGTCATTCACGATGCCTCTCACCATGTTGCCCACAAAAACCGTTACGTCAATGCCCTAATGGGTCATGGTAGCGCCTTGATGTTAGGTTTTACCTTCCCAGTGTTCACGCGGGTTCATATGCAGCATCATGCCAATGTTAACGATCCCGACAATGATCCCGATCATTTTGTTTCCACTGGTGGTCCGCTGTGGTTAATTGCAGTCCGCTTCTTTTATCACGAAATATTTTTTTTCAAGCGCCGTTTGTGGCGTAAGTATGAGCTATGGGAGTGGTTTTTTAGCCGTCTATTCATCGCCATCATCATATATCTTGGTTGTCAATACGGCTTTTTAGACTACATCATGAACTATTGGTTTGTGCCAGCATTAGTTGTAGGTATAGCGCTAGGATTGTTCTTTGATTATTTGCCCCATCGTCCATTCAAAGAACGTGATCGCTGGAAAAATGCTAGAGTTTACCCCAGTCCCATCATCAACCTGCTAATTATGGGACAAAATTATCATCTAATTCATCACCTGTGGCCGACCATACCCTGGTACAAGTATCAGCCCGCCTACCGTGCTGTTAAACCCCTTTTAGATGACAAAGGTTGTGATCAATCTCTAGGACTTCTGGCCGGAAATAGTTTTTGGAACTTTATATACGACATCTTTTTAGGAATTCGTTTCCACCGCAAATCATCTAATAGACAAACCGAATCAAGCTGA
- the aroH gene encoding chorismate mutase, whose translation MHWRVRAIRGATTASENTVAAIREAVMELLDELEAHNQIDHQEIISAIFTTTRDLDAKFPAAIARERPNWDHVPLLDVQQMHVEGSLERCIRCLIHINTPVSQLEIYHPYLRQAKNLRPDWTLAQLSR comes from the coding sequence TTGCACTGGAGAGTTAGAGCAATTCGAGGCGCAACAACTGCCTCAGAAAATACAGTAGCAGCGATTCGAGAAGCAGTGATGGAACTGCTAGATGAACTCGAAGCTCATAATCAAATCGACCATCAAGAAATTATTAGTGCCATTTTCACCACGACCCGTGATTTGGATGCTAAATTTCCAGCTGCGATCGCACGAGAACGTCCGAATTGGGATCATGTTCCTTTACTTGATGTGCAACAGATGCATGTCGAGGGCAGCCTAGAGCGTTGTATCCGGTGTTTAATCCACATCAACACTCCTGTTTCTCAACTTGAAATTTATCATCCCTATTTACGTCAGGCTAAAAATTTAAGGCCTGATTGGACTTTAGCTCAACTCAGCCGTTAG
- the sppA gene encoding signal peptide peptidase SppA — MPWPFKRKSLKQIARIEITGAIAGGTRKRVLEALKTVEEKKFPVLLLRIDSPGGTVGDSQEIYSALVRLREKVKIVASFGNISASGGVYIGMGAEHIVANPGTITGSIGVILRGNNIERLLDKIGVSFKVIKSGPYKDILAFDRELTEPEKTILQELIDTSYQQFVQTVAQSRKLDVDVVKSFADGRIFTGEQAHNLGVVDRLGTEEDARCWAAELVGLDPEKTKSFTIEEPKPLLSRLLPGNLMRNRSQISVGIDWLEFELSTSGQPLWLYRP, encoded by the coding sequence ATGCCTTGGCCGTTTAAACGCAAATCTCTCAAACAAATTGCTCGAATTGAAATCACGGGGGCGATCGCTGGTGGTACCCGTAAACGGGTCCTCGAAGCCCTAAAAACTGTTGAAGAAAAGAAATTTCCGGTCTTACTATTACGGATTGACAGTCCTGGTGGTACAGTGGGAGATTCTCAGGAAATCTATAGCGCCTTGGTGCGGTTGCGAGAAAAGGTGAAGATTGTAGCTAGCTTTGGCAATATCTCCGCATCCGGGGGTGTTTACATTGGCATGGGAGCGGAACATATAGTAGCGAACCCTGGTACAATCACTGGAAGTATTGGTGTGATTCTGCGGGGAAACAATATAGAGCGCTTGTTGGATAAAATCGGTGTTTCCTTTAAGGTCATTAAGTCAGGTCCATACAAAGATATCTTGGCGTTTGACCGGGAACTGACTGAGCCGGAAAAAACTATTCTTCAAGAGTTGATCGATACCAGTTATCAGCAGTTTGTACAAACTGTTGCCCAGAGTCGCAAGCTAGATGTAGATGTGGTAAAAAGTTTTGCTGATGGTAGGATTTTTACTGGTGAGCAAGCACATAACTTGGGGGTCGTTGATCGCCTGGGAACTGAAGAAGATGCCCGTTGCTGGGCAGCGGAATTGGTGGGTCTTGACCCAGAGAAAACCAAGTCTTTCACCATCGAAGAACCCAAACCATTGTTGAGTCGCTTGCTACCGGGTAACCTTATGCGCAATAGATCTCAGATATCTGTTGGTATAGATTGGTTAGAGTTTGAACTATCAACTAGCGGTCAGCCCCTATGGTTGTACCGACCATAA
- a CDS encoding transposase — MTLTMNYTYRIYPDAAQQEAMLSWLETCMRLYNRCLRDLKDWMNSRKCRIDRCSINREYIMSPDISFPGYSSQKRQLTQWKKTEPDLQEVHSQVTQDVVKRLHNSWESFKQRGRGFPRFKKYGRYQSFLFPQFSTNPLRVNQIKLPKIGLVDINLHREIPHGFKIKGVRVVSRCRGTKWFVVITIQADLSVPETSPFGRAIGLDVGLIDLLATSDGLTIPRPKFFGDLQGKLKLLQRRLSRKQKRYKNYSKAQIKVARLHHKIANTRKDFHLKIAHQLCDQADSIFVVGEACPKDIDIDYRVMAKGFLGKHSLDAGFGQFRDLLKWVCWKRGKFFSTVDHKGTSKQCPECGYQWNNNLSIRWHTCDECGYSNNRDVASAEIIRNRGIEKYPRTIGERKLPAECVLSGILNLDKCNAGMPNREVGKPALYRAFQRREDVTK, encoded by the coding sequence ATGACACTAACCATGAACTATACTTATCGAATTTATCCGGATGCAGCTCAACAAGAAGCGATGTTGAGTTGGCTAGAGACTTGTATGCGACTTTATAATCGTTGTTTGCGAGATCTAAAGGATTGGATGAATAGTCGGAAGTGTCGGATTGATAGGTGTTCAATCAACAGGGAATATATTATGTCGCCTGACATATCTTTCCCTGGTTACAGTTCACAGAAGCGACAGTTAACGCAGTGGAAAAAGACCGAACCTGACTTGCAAGAAGTGCATTCTCAAGTCACTCAAGATGTTGTTAAACGTCTACATAATTCTTGGGAATCATTCAAGCAGAGAGGACGAGGTTTTCCACGATTCAAAAAATATGGTCGCTATCAGTCATTTTTATTCCCTCAGTTCTCAACAAATCCACTCAGGGTCAATCAAATTAAGCTTCCCAAGATTGGGTTGGTAGACATTAACTTACACCGAGAAATACCTCATGGATTCAAAATCAAGGGTGTAAGAGTTGTATCGAGATGTCGAGGAACAAAATGGTTTGTAGTGATTACAATTCAAGCTGATTTATCTGTCCCCGAAACTTCTCCTTTTGGAAGAGCAATTGGGTTAGATGTTGGGTTAATAGATTTGCTAGCTACATCAGATGGATTAACAATTCCTAGACCGAAGTTTTTTGGCGATCTACAAGGCAAGCTTAAATTACTGCAACGTAGATTATCCCGAAAACAAAAGCGGTATAAGAACTACTCAAAAGCCCAAATCAAGGTGGCGCGATTACATCACAAGATTGCTAATACTCGGAAAGATTTTCACCTAAAAATAGCACATCAACTTTGTGACCAAGCCGACTCGATTTTTGTTGTTGGCGAAGCCTGTCCGAAGGACATAGACATTGATTACAGAGTGATGGCTAAGGGATTTCTAGGTAAGCATTCTCTGGATGCCGGATTTGGTCAGTTCAGAGATTTGTTGAAATGGGTGTGCTGGAAACGAGGGAAATTTTTTTCAACCGTTGACCATAAAGGCACATCTAAACAATGCCCTGAATGTGGATATCAGTGGAATAACAATCTATCAATCCGTTGGCATACCTGTGATGAATGCGGGTATTCAAATAATCGAGATGTCGCCAGTGCAGAAATAATTCGTAATCGTGGAATTGAAAAGTACCCAAGGACTATTGGGGAAAGGAAACTGCCTGCTGAGTGCGTACTGTCGGGGATTTTAAATCTAGATAAGTGCAACGCAGGAATGCCTAATCGTGAGGTTGGGAAGCCCGCGCTGTACCGCGCTTTTCAGCGTCGGGAGGATGTCACAAAATGA
- a CDS encoding DMT family transporter gives MQLKANTILSPRSLLGSLLLISPFFLWGTAMVAMKGVIPNTTPLFMAGVRLVPAGVLVLVAATVMGRPQPKGGLAWLWISLFALVDGAMFQGFLAQGLVRTGAGLGSVMIDSQPLVVALLSGLLFGELIGLWGWLGLGFGIVGISLIGLPDQWILSLFTGNAQAIELSWQQLFDHGEWLMLLASLSMAVGTVMVPIISRYADPVAAVGWHMILGGLPLFALSSVIESQQWVKIDGVGWIALAYSAVFGSAIAYGIFFYFASKGNLTSLSSLTFLTPVFALLFGNLVLSEVLSSLQWTGVCLTLLSVYLVNQREQIATRIKARLANNSG, from the coding sequence ATGCAACTAAAAGCCAACACAATACTGTCACCAAGGTCACTACTAGGTTCACTACTGCTGATTTCCCCCTTTTTTCTATGGGGTACAGCTATGGTAGCCATGAAAGGGGTGATCCCCAACACAACCCCTCTGTTTATGGCTGGGGTGCGGTTAGTACCAGCAGGAGTTTTAGTATTAGTAGCAGCAACTGTGATGGGTCGCCCCCAGCCGAAAGGTGGGTTAGCCTGGCTGTGGATTAGCTTATTTGCCTTAGTCGATGGGGCAATGTTTCAGGGTTTTCTAGCCCAGGGATTGGTTAGGACTGGCGCGGGTTTGGGTTCGGTGATGATTGATAGTCAACCCCTAGTGGTCGCCCTGCTATCAGGATTGCTCTTTGGTGAACTGATTGGACTTTGGGGTTGGTTAGGACTAGGATTTGGTATAGTAGGAATCAGCTTGATTGGGTTGCCCGATCAATGGATTCTCAGCCTTTTTACTGGCAACGCTCAAGCTATAGAATTAAGCTGGCAACAGCTGTTTGATCATGGGGAGTGGCTGATGCTCTTAGCATCCCTTTCCATGGCAGTAGGCACCGTAATGGTTCCCATTATCAGCCGCTATGCTGACCCAGTTGCAGCTGTTGGTTGGCATATGATCCTAGGAGGATTACCGTTATTTGCCCTCTCTAGTGTCATAGAATCCCAGCAATGGGTGAAGATTGATGGAGTTGGCTGGATCGCATTAGCTTACTCCGCTGTTTTCGGGAGTGCGATCGCATACGGTATATTCTTCTACTTTGCCTCCAAGGGGAATCTCACTAGTCTGTCTAGCTTAACCTTTCTGACACCAGTATTTGCCCTACTATTTGGGAATTTAGTGTTGTCTGAGGTACTCAGTTCTCTACAGTGGACTGGTGTGTGCCTGACATTGCTCAGCGTTTATCTAGTCAATCAGCGGGAACAAATAGCCACTCGGATCAAAGCAAGGCTGGCAAACAACAGCGGCTAG
- a CDS encoding HEAT repeat domain-containing protein, with translation MFLRNHYANAFSPNNLPDPLVIAQSSTSATETDPPILLKGSRGKEVALVQAKLKHLGFYDGLEDGVYGEGTEKAVALFQESVGLRKLGVVDSVTRKELEQAYAAKTTTTSTSPAPNSGQLVAAESTTTEPSTQEKSPSSWLIIPAIIMAGGGFFLFKWLTKPKRPVDSQLASSTENQAKQDTTVNNLTVQVSTDSQNHHPQSGYNHSASYDVANPSNPQPQSLADSLHVKKTTRLTKFSIVEELIRELEDPDPKKRQQAIWELAQKGDSRAVKPLVDLMLDSDSKQRGLILEALSQISTKTLKPINKALAISLQDDNAQVRKNAIRDATRIYELLNQVLQMLRHATDDPDSEVRETATWAIDQFNKMRPTPNLDSLPPAQHSLNSSENNSNHYQDNSE, from the coding sequence ATGTTCCTTAGGAACCACTACGCGAACGCATTTTCACCCAACAACCTCCCTGACCCGTTGGTAATCGCTCAATCTTCCACTTCTGCCACAGAAACTGACCCACCAATTCTGCTCAAAGGGAGTCGGGGCAAAGAGGTGGCTCTTGTGCAAGCCAAGCTAAAGCATCTTGGCTTCTACGATGGGCTTGAAGATGGTGTTTATGGTGAGGGTACAGAGAAAGCAGTCGCTTTATTCCAAGAATCCGTTGGATTGAGAAAACTGGGTGTTGTTGATTCTGTTACTAGGAAGGAATTGGAGCAAGCCTACGCTGCTAAGACGACAACCACCAGCACGAGTCCAGCTCCAAACTCAGGTCAATTAGTGGCAGCCGAATCGACTACTACGGAACCTTCGACCCAGGAAAAGAGCCCGTCATCTTGGCTGATTATCCCAGCCATCATCATGGCTGGTGGCGGTTTTTTCCTATTCAAGTGGCTGACTAAACCAAAACGACCCGTAGACTCACAATTAGCGTCCTCCACAGAAAACCAAGCTAAACAAGATACTACAGTCAATAACCTCACAGTCCAAGTGTCAACTGACTCCCAAAACCACCATCCTCAGAGCGGTTATAACCATAGCGCTAGTTATGATGTTGCCAATCCTAGCAATCCTCAACCTCAGTCCTTAGCTGATTCTTTACATGTCAAAAAGACCACTCGCCTGACTAAATTTAGTATTGTTGAGGAATTAATCAGAGAATTAGAAGACCCAGACCCAAAAAAGCGACAACAAGCTATCTGGGAATTAGCCCAAAAGGGGGATTCCAGGGCAGTAAAGCCCCTAGTGGACTTAATGCTAGATTCTGATTCTAAGCAGCGTGGCTTGATTTTGGAAGCCTTATCCCAAATTAGCACCAAAACCCTCAAACCGATTAACAAAGCCCTAGCCATTTCTTTGCAGGATGACAATGCCCAAGTGCGTAAAAATGCAATTCGGGATGCAACCCGAATTTATGAATTACTAAATCAAGTCTTGCAGATGTTGCGTCACGCTACGGATGACCCGGATTCCGAAGTGCGAGAAACGGCAACATGGGCAATCGATCAGTTTAATAAAATGCGCCCTACCCCTAATCTTGATAGTTTGCCACCAGCACAACATTCCCTGAATTCATCAGAAAATAATTCAAACCATTACCAAGATAATAGCGAATAG
- a CDS encoding glycosyltransferase family 4 protein, with the protein MSQINSLKLLLISTPVGPLGSGLGGGVELTLRNIATELINRGHRITIVATKGSTAWGIPLVEIDGVLETSIQTQTRDTPTIIPPSSVLANMWDYGRQVQTHYDLIVNFAYDWLPFYLTPFFTRPIAHLVSMGSLTEGMDQIIEQVAINFPGTIGVHSMAQGATFTFKNRCRCLGNGIDLSMYSFCDSPSPWLGWVGRISPEKGLEDAVAASDITATPLKIMGLIQNKPYWEQILQDYPNAPIEYLGFLPTDQLQKYLRQCRALLMTPHWVEAFSTVVMEALACGVPVISYDRGGSAEIIEDGKNGFLVEPDSVEGLVEALGNLDKIDRRECRRLLEVKYSNQAMGDRVEQWLWDILKDSGDSC; encoded by the coding sequence ATGAGCCAAATAAATTCCCTGAAATTGCTATTAATTTCCACCCCAGTTGGTCCGTTGGGTTCAGGGTTAGGTGGTGGGGTTGAGTTGACTTTACGTAACATTGCTACGGAATTGATTAATCGGGGTCACAGGATCACAATTGTGGCAACTAAAGGATCTACAGCTTGGGGAATACCTCTGGTAGAAATTGATGGTGTTCTCGAAACTAGTATTCAAACTCAAACAAGAGACACTCCTACTATCATCCCCCCATCCTCCGTATTGGCTAATATGTGGGACTATGGGCGACAAGTTCAAACCCACTATGACTTGATTGTAAACTTTGCCTACGACTGGTTACCGTTTTACCTAACCCCCTTTTTCACTCGTCCCATTGCTCACCTAGTTAGTATGGGTTCATTAACCGAGGGGATGGATCAGATCATCGAACAAGTTGCCATTAATTTCCCTGGCACAATAGGGGTTCATTCAATGGCTCAAGGGGCAACATTTACCTTCAAGAATCGCTGTCGTTGTTTGGGCAATGGCATTGATTTGTCTATGTATTCCTTTTGTGACTCCCCCTCACCCTGGCTCGGCTGGGTGGGTCGAATTTCTCCAGAAAAAGGCTTAGAAGATGCAGTGGCAGCATCGGATATAACGGCTACGCCACTGAAAATTATGGGTCTTATACAAAATAAACCCTATTGGGAGCAGATTCTCCAGGATTACCCCAATGCCCCTATAGAATACCTGGGTTTTCTCCCAACTGATCAACTCCAAAAATACTTGCGCCAGTGTCGAGCCTTACTGATGACGCCTCATTGGGTGGAAGCATTTAGTACTGTGGTCATGGAAGCCCTCGCTTGTGGAGTACCAGTCATTTCCTATGACCGTGGTGGATCAGCAGAAATTATCGAAGATGGTAAAAATGGCTTTTTGGTAGAACCCGATTCTGTGGAAGGCTTGGTAGAAGCCTTGGGAAACTTGGATAAAATTGACCGCCGTGAATGCCGTCGCCTCCTCGAAGTTAAATACTCTAATCAGGCCATGGGCGATCGCGTAGAGCAGTGGCTCTGGGATATTTTGAAGGACAGTGGTGATAGTTGCTAG
- the asnS gene encoding asparagine--tRNA ligase gives MEIRRIAEVLRNGQPDQSLTIQGWVRTKRELKDFAFMEVNDGSSMANLQVVLNPDLSDYETILKQLNTGSSVEVTGIVVESLGKGQRIELKASSVTVYGEADANYPLQKKRHSFEFLRTISHLRSRTNTLGAVFRVRNACSHAIHQFFQERGFLWVHTPIITASDCEGAGELFSVTSLDLNHIPKTDNQAVDYTQDFFGRPTYLTVSGQLEAEIMSMAFRDVYTFGPTFRAENSNTSRHLAEFWMVEPEMAFCDLKGDMDLAEAFLKHVFKSVLENCPEDLEFFNKRIDNNVLATADNIINNQFERITYTDAIALLEKTDRKFEYAVSWGVDLQSEHERYLAEELFKKPVIVTDYPVEIKAFYMRLNDDQKTVAAMDVLAPRIGEIIGGAQREERLDILEKRIQNQGMNPEDLWWYLDLRRYGTVPHAGFGLGFERLVQFMTGMANIRDVIPFPRTPLSAEF, from the coding sequence ATGGAAATTCGACGGATTGCTGAAGTTTTGCGCAATGGTCAACCAGATCAGTCTTTGACCATTCAAGGCTGGGTACGCACAAAACGGGAATTAAAGGACTTTGCCTTTATGGAAGTCAACGATGGGTCCTCCATGGCAAATTTACAGGTAGTGCTCAATCCAGACTTGTCGGATTATGAGACTATCCTGAAGCAGCTTAATACTGGCTCATCAGTAGAAGTCACTGGTATAGTAGTAGAGTCTCTTGGCAAGGGACAGCGAATTGAACTCAAAGCATCCTCGGTGACAGTGTATGGGGAAGCAGATGCCAATTATCCCCTACAGAAGAAACGCCACTCCTTTGAGTTTTTGCGCACCATTAGCCATTTGCGATCGCGCACCAATACCCTAGGTGCAGTGTTCCGAGTTCGGAATGCCTGTTCCCATGCCATTCATCAGTTTTTTCAAGAACGAGGTTTCTTGTGGGTTCATACCCCAATTATCACCGCTAGCGACTGTGAAGGAGCGGGGGAGTTGTTCAGTGTCACTAGCCTAGACTTAAACCACATTCCCAAAACCGATAATCAAGCAGTCGATTACACTCAGGACTTTTTTGGACGACCGACTTACCTGACCGTCAGTGGTCAATTAGAAGCAGAAATTATGTCAATGGCGTTTCGGGATGTATACACATTTGGTCCTACATTCCGAGCCGAGAATTCTAATACCTCTCGACATCTAGCAGAATTTTGGATGGTGGAGCCTGAGATGGCATTCTGCGATTTGAAGGGAGATATGGATTTAGCAGAAGCCTTTCTCAAGCATGTATTTAAGTCAGTATTGGAAAACTGTCCAGAAGATCTGGAATTTTTCAACAAGCGGATAGATAACAATGTTCTGGCTACTGCTGATAATATTATCAATAATCAGTTTGAGCGGATTACTTATACAGATGCGATCGCATTACTCGAAAAAACGGATCGTAAGTTTGAGTATGCGGTAAGTTGGGGTGTAGATTTGCAGTCAGAACACGAACGGTATCTAGCAGAAGAGTTATTTAAAAAGCCCGTGATTGTCACGGATTATCCAGTAGAGATTAAAGCCTTTTATATGCGCTTAAACGACGACCAAAAGACTGTAGCAGCAATGGATGTGCTTGCGCCTAGGATTGGGGAGATTATCGGTGGTGCTCAGCGGGAAGAACGGCTGGATATATTAGAGAAGCGAATTCAGAATCAGGGCATGAATCCAGAAGATTTATGGTGGTATTTAGATTTGCGGCGTTATGGTACAGTGCCCCATGCTGGATTTGGTTTGGGATTTGAGCGATTGGTGCAATTTATGACTGGTATGGCAAATATTCGGGATGTAATTCCGTTTCCGAGAACTCCGTTGAGTGCAGAGTTCTAA